A genomic region of Oncorhynchus mykiss isolate Arlee chromosome 2, USDA_OmykA_1.1, whole genome shotgun sequence contains the following coding sequences:
- the LOC110536418 gene encoding carbonic anhydrase 14-like isoform X2: protein MDLVGLSLPLLLVFWQWTTTTGAAGSVGQSKWADYFPDCGGKAQSPVDVATVQTQYDPSLGPLTPLGYSQHGNKPFSLYNNGHTVVVPLPGWMGLGGLPWQFTAVQMHLHWGNGAPEAGGSEHTINGQSSAAELHVVHYNSELYPNMSVAMTQQDGLAVLGVLIETGEEANQAFWNILNYLGRIRHAGQSVSIPAFDVQSLLPSDLGRYYRYNGSLTTPPCFQSVLWTLFTETVKISHTQLMKLETVLYASKEDADRVVMQDNYRTPQPLNDRTILSSFPLESVKVYTAGEIAAIVIGALCGCVGVAVIIRFIVKTIRSTSSWDVLPSVRPAPVPRTMEPGKELKPDVALNTTTEPGKKEDPVPPSV from the exons gTTCAGTAGGCCAGTCCAAGTGGGCGGATTACTTCCCAGACTGTGGTGGTAAGGCCCAGTCTCCGGTTGACGTGGCAACGGTCCAGACCCAGTATGACCCCAGCCTGGGCCCTCTTACCCCCCTCGGTTATAGCCAGCACGGCAACAAACCCTTCAGCCTCTACAACAACggacatacag TGGTGGTTCCTCTCCCAGGCTGGATGGGTTTAGGGGGGCTGCCCTGGCAGTTCACGGCCGTCCAGATGCACCTACACTGGGGCAATGGAGCCCCGGAGGCAGGGGGCAGCGAACACACCATCAACGGTCAGAGCTCCGCTGCAGAA CTGCATGTGGTGCACTACAACTCAGAGCTGTACCCTAACATGTCAGTGGCTATGACCCAGCAGGATGGACTGGCAGTCCTGGGAGTCCTCATAGAG ACAGGTGAGGAGGCTAACCAGGCCTTTTGGAACATTCTCAACTACCTGGGTCGCATCAGACATGCAG GTCAGAGTGTGTCCATCCCAGCCTTTGATGTCCAGTCCCTCCTGCCCTCTGACCTGGGGCGGTACTACCGATACAATGGctctctcaccactcctccctgCTTCCAGAGTGTCCTCTGGACCCTCTTCACAGAGACCGTCaaaatctcacacacacag CTGATGAAGCTGGAGACAGTGCTGTATGCCAGTAAGGAGGACGCTGACCGCGTCGTCATGCAGGACAACTACCGTACACCCCAACCACTTAACGACCGGACCATCCTCTCATCCTTCCCAttag AATCAGTGAAGGTGTACACTGCCG gagAGATCGCAGCGATAGTAATAGGAGCTCTGTGTGGCTGTGTTGGTGTGGCTGTCATCATTCGCTTCATAGTGAAGACTATACG CTCCACCTCTAGCTGGGACGTCCTACCCAGTGTCCGGCCCGCCCCCGTGCCCAG gactatggagcCAGGGAAGGAGCTGAAACCGGACGTGGCCCTCAACACGACCACTGAACCAGGAAAAAAAGAAGATCCTGTCCCCCCCTCAGTCTGA
- the LOC110536418 gene encoding carbonic anhydrase 14-like isoform X3, with product MDLVGLSLPLLLVFWQWTTTTGAAVTYWTYTGSVGQSKWADYFPDCGGKAQSPVDVATVQTQYDPSLGPLTPLGYSQHGNKPFSLYNNGHTVVVPLPGWMGLGGLPWQFTAVQMHLHWGNGAPEAGGSEHTINGQSSAAELHVVHYNSELYPNMSVAMTQQDGLAVLGVLIETGEEANQAFWNILNYLGRIRHAGQSVSIPAFDVQSLLPSDLGRYYRYNGSLTTPPCFQSVLWTLFTETVKISHTQLMKLETVLYASKEDADRVVMQDNYRTPQPLNDRTILSSFPLESVKVYTAGEIAAIVIGALCGCVGVAVIIRFIVKTIRTMEPGKELKPDVALNTTTEPGKKEDPVPPSV from the exons gTTCAGTAGGCCAGTCCAAGTGGGCGGATTACTTCCCAGACTGTGGTGGTAAGGCCCAGTCTCCGGTTGACGTGGCAACGGTCCAGACCCAGTATGACCCCAGCCTGGGCCCTCTTACCCCCCTCGGTTATAGCCAGCACGGCAACAAACCCTTCAGCCTCTACAACAACggacatacag TGGTGGTTCCTCTCCCAGGCTGGATGGGTTTAGGGGGGCTGCCCTGGCAGTTCACGGCCGTCCAGATGCACCTACACTGGGGCAATGGAGCCCCGGAGGCAGGGGGCAGCGAACACACCATCAACGGTCAGAGCTCCGCTGCAGAA CTGCATGTGGTGCACTACAACTCAGAGCTGTACCCTAACATGTCAGTGGCTATGACCCAGCAGGATGGACTGGCAGTCCTGGGAGTCCTCATAGAG ACAGGTGAGGAGGCTAACCAGGCCTTTTGGAACATTCTCAACTACCTGGGTCGCATCAGACATGCAG GTCAGAGTGTGTCCATCCCAGCCTTTGATGTCCAGTCCCTCCTGCCCTCTGACCTGGGGCGGTACTACCGATACAATGGctctctcaccactcctccctgCTTCCAGAGTGTCCTCTGGACCCTCTTCACAGAGACCGTCaaaatctcacacacacag CTGATGAAGCTGGAGACAGTGCTGTATGCCAGTAAGGAGGACGCTGACCGCGTCGTCATGCAGGACAACTACCGTACACCCCAACCACTTAACGACCGGACCATCCTCTCATCCTTCCCAttag AATCAGTGAAGGTGTACACTGCCG gagAGATCGCAGCGATAGTAATAGGAGCTCTGTGTGGCTGTGTTGGTGTGGCTGTCATCATTCGCTTCATAGTGAAGACTATACG gactatggagcCAGGGAAGGAGCTGAAACCGGACGTGGCCCTCAACACGACCACTGAACCAGGAAAAAAAGAAGATCCTGTCCCCCCCTCAGTCTGA
- the LOC110536418 gene encoding carbonic anhydrase 14-like isoform X1, with product MDLVGLSLPLLLVFWQWTTTTGAAVTYWTYTGSVGQSKWADYFPDCGGKAQSPVDVATVQTQYDPSLGPLTPLGYSQHGNKPFSLYNNGHTVVVPLPGWMGLGGLPWQFTAVQMHLHWGNGAPEAGGSEHTINGQSSAAELHVVHYNSELYPNMSVAMTQQDGLAVLGVLIETGEEANQAFWNILNYLGRIRHAGQSVSIPAFDVQSLLPSDLGRYYRYNGSLTTPPCFQSVLWTLFTETVKISHTQLMKLETVLYASKEDADRVVMQDNYRTPQPLNDRTILSSFPLESVKVYTAGEIAAIVIGALCGCVGVAVIIRFIVKTIRSTSSWDVLPSVRPAPVPRTMEPGKELKPDVALNTTTEPGKKEDPVPPSV from the exons gTTCAGTAGGCCAGTCCAAGTGGGCGGATTACTTCCCAGACTGTGGTGGTAAGGCCCAGTCTCCGGTTGACGTGGCAACGGTCCAGACCCAGTATGACCCCAGCCTGGGCCCTCTTACCCCCCTCGGTTATAGCCAGCACGGCAACAAACCCTTCAGCCTCTACAACAACggacatacag TGGTGGTTCCTCTCCCAGGCTGGATGGGTTTAGGGGGGCTGCCCTGGCAGTTCACGGCCGTCCAGATGCACCTACACTGGGGCAATGGAGCCCCGGAGGCAGGGGGCAGCGAACACACCATCAACGGTCAGAGCTCCGCTGCAGAA CTGCATGTGGTGCACTACAACTCAGAGCTGTACCCTAACATGTCAGTGGCTATGACCCAGCAGGATGGACTGGCAGTCCTGGGAGTCCTCATAGAG ACAGGTGAGGAGGCTAACCAGGCCTTTTGGAACATTCTCAACTACCTGGGTCGCATCAGACATGCAG GTCAGAGTGTGTCCATCCCAGCCTTTGATGTCCAGTCCCTCCTGCCCTCTGACCTGGGGCGGTACTACCGATACAATGGctctctcaccactcctccctgCTTCCAGAGTGTCCTCTGGACCCTCTTCACAGAGACCGTCaaaatctcacacacacag CTGATGAAGCTGGAGACAGTGCTGTATGCCAGTAAGGAGGACGCTGACCGCGTCGTCATGCAGGACAACTACCGTACACCCCAACCACTTAACGACCGGACCATCCTCTCATCCTTCCCAttag AATCAGTGAAGGTGTACACTGCCG gagAGATCGCAGCGATAGTAATAGGAGCTCTGTGTGGCTGTGTTGGTGTGGCTGTCATCATTCGCTTCATAGTGAAGACTATACG CTCCACCTCTAGCTGGGACGTCCTACCCAGTGTCCGGCCCGCCCCCGTGCCCAG gactatggagcCAGGGAAGGAGCTGAAACCGGACGTGGCCCTCAACACGACCACTGAACCAGGAAAAAAAGAAGATCCTGTCCCCCCCTCAGTCTGA